A DNA window from candidate division KSB1 bacterium contains the following coding sequences:
- a CDS encoding ABC transporter permease, with protein sequence MRAFLRVWIIKLAPAVIAFAVATLLAALLLLVSGYQISLAFRALLEGAFGSAYALSETLVKSIPLLLTGAAVALAFRAGVWNIGAEGQLLAGALAASALAATFSAFGGMTGVLGIALLLLAGGVAGGLWAGLAGVMKTRRSVPEVVSTILLNFIAIELVRYAVHGPLMETAGQFPQSDALDASLRLTRLFPPTRLHAGLWLALVIAVLCYLLIQRTVFGFEMQATAANPRAARFAAIDTARVQLFSLIISGAVAGLAGVIELAGVTYRVYDNFSPGYGYTAIAVALMARLNPLAVIFSALLFGALENGAAAMQRQANVSAVISYVIQGLVVLTMAVAGGVTLKSNAART encoded by the coding sequence ATGCGAGCCTTTCTGCGCGTCTGGATCATCAAACTGGCACCCGCCGTCATCGCGTTTGCCGTTGCCACGCTGCTGGCAGCGCTGCTCTTGTTGGTGAGCGGCTATCAGATCAGTCTCGCGTTTCGCGCCCTGCTCGAAGGCGCGTTCGGCTCCGCTTATGCGCTTTCCGAAACGTTGGTCAAATCCATCCCACTGTTGTTGACCGGCGCCGCCGTGGCGCTGGCGTTTCGTGCCGGCGTGTGGAACATTGGCGCGGAAGGCCAGCTCCTGGCCGGCGCCCTGGCCGCGAGTGCGCTGGCAGCGACATTCTCTGCTTTCGGTGGGATGACCGGCGTCTTGGGAATTGCGCTGCTGTTGCTCGCGGGTGGCGTGGCCGGCGGCCTGTGGGCCGGCCTGGCGGGGGTGATGAAGACTCGCCGTAGCGTGCCGGAAGTCGTCTCCACCATTCTGCTCAACTTCATCGCCATCGAGTTGGTGCGCTATGCCGTGCACGGCCCGCTCATGGAAACCGCGGGACAGTTTCCGCAATCGGATGCCCTCGATGCTTCGCTGCGACTGACGCGCCTGTTTCCCCCCACGCGTTTGCATGCCGGCCTCTGGCTGGCGCTGGTCATCGCGGTGTTGTGTTATCTTCTCATTCAGCGCACCGTCTTCGGTTTCGAGATGCAGGCAACGGCGGCCAATCCCCGCGCCGCACGCTTTGCTGCGATCGACACGGCGCGCGTGCAGCTTTTCAGTTTGATAATTTCCGGTGCAGTGGCGGGACTGGCTGGCGTGATCGAACTGGCGGGCGTGACGTATCGCGTGTATGACAATTTCTCGCCCGGTTACGGTTACACCGCCATTGCCGTGGCACTGATGGCGCGCCTCAATCCGCTGGCGGTGATTTTCTCGGCGCTGCTGTTCGGTGCGCTGGAGAACGGCGCCGCGGCCATGCAGCGCCAGGCCAATGTTTCGGCGGTGATCAGTTATGTGATTCAGGGATTGGTGGTGCTCACCATGGCGGTGGCTGGCGGCGTGACTCTCAAAAGTAATGCAGCAAGGACGTGA
- a CDS encoding ABC transporter permease, whose translation MILNFIENLLASGVKLAAPLWLTATGETYAERAGVINIGLEGMMLAGAFAGMVVSYFSASPWPGLLAGMLAAMLLAAVFAVLTVHFQADQIITGAALNLVALGLSGFLFRHIFGVTGAALTATSFPTLELPGFAGIPILRGLLSRQPVLLYAALGLVPLAAFVLNHTHLGLAIRACGEQPAAADTAGRNVFRLRFGCVLFSGLLAGAAGAYLTLAHANTFVEGITAGRGFIALALVIFGRWQPLGVFFASLFFGCANALQFQFQARGYDLPYQFFLMLPYLLTLLVLVFSTRGRQAPAALGKAYRRS comes from the coding sequence ATGATCCTCAATTTCATCGAAAATCTGCTGGCCTCGGGCGTGAAGCTGGCGGCGCCGCTCTGGCTGACGGCCACCGGCGAAACATATGCCGAGCGCGCGGGTGTGATCAACATCGGCCTGGAAGGCATGATGCTGGCCGGTGCGTTTGCCGGCATGGTGGTGAGCTACTTCAGCGCCAGCCCGTGGCCCGGTCTGCTCGCCGGCATGTTGGCGGCGATGTTGCTTGCCGCGGTGTTTGCCGTGTTGACTGTTCATTTTCAGGCCGATCAAATCATCACCGGTGCGGCGCTCAACCTCGTGGCGCTCGGACTTAGCGGCTTTTTGTTTCGCCACATCTTCGGCGTGACCGGTGCCGCGCTCACGGCCACCTCGTTTCCCACACTCGAGCTTCCCGGTTTCGCCGGCATTCCGATTCTGCGCGGTCTGCTCTCGCGCCAGCCGGTGTTGTTGTACGCCGCCCTCGGCCTCGTGCCGCTGGCGGCTTTTGTGCTCAACCACACGCATTTGGGGCTGGCGATACGCGCCTGCGGCGAACAGCCGGCGGCGGCGGATACCGCCGGCAGGAATGTGTTTCGCCTGCGTTTCGGCTGCGTGCTGTTCAGCGGCCTGCTCGCGGGCGCCGCCGGCGCCTATCTCACGCTGGCGCATGCCAACACCTTCGTGGAAGGCATCACCGCCGGCCGCGGCTTCATCGCGCTCGCCCTGGTGATTTTCGGGCGCTGGCAACCGCTGGGCGTGTTTTTCGCTTCATTGTTTTTTGGCTGTGCCAATGCCCTGCAGTTTCAGTTTCAAGCGCGCGGCTATGACCTGCCCTATCAGTTCTTCCTCATGCTGCCCTACCTGCTCACCCTGCTGGTGCTGGTGTTTTCGACGCGCGGCCGCCAGGCGCCCGCGGCATTGGGCAAAGCTTATCGCCGCAGTTGA
- the hisA gene encoding 1-(5-phosphoribosyl)-5-[(5-phosphoribosylamino)methylideneamino]imidazole-4-carboxamide isomerase has protein sequence MLLFPAIDLKGGRCVRLLRGEAASAKIYGDDPVAIARSFAAAGAAWLHLVDLDAAFSGSTGNRTMIRRIIAAVEIPVQTGGGMRSLHHIAAMLDAGARRVVIGTAAVSQPELVEEALTQFGAEAIAVGIDARDGRVATSGWTDTSEIEAVAFAQQMHRLGVRWTVYTDIARDGTLQGPNLAATAALARQSGLQVIAAGGVARLEDLVALRHLEKDGVAGVIVGKALYEGKFTLAEALQTMAAP, from the coding sequence ATGCTGCTTTTTCCCGCCATTGATTTGAAGGGCGGCCGGTGCGTGCGTTTGTTGCGCGGTGAAGCGGCCTCCGCAAAAATTTACGGCGATGATCCCGTGGCCATCGCGCGCTCGTTCGCCGCAGCGGGTGCGGCCTGGCTGCATCTGGTCGATCTCGATGCCGCTTTCTCCGGCAGCACCGGCAATCGCACGATGATTCGCCGGATCATCGCAGCGGTGGAGATTCCGGTGCAAACCGGCGGTGGCATGCGCAGCCTGCACCACATCGCCGCCATGCTCGACGCCGGCGCACGCCGGGTGGTGATCGGCACGGCGGCGGTGAGCCAGCCGGAATTGGTCGAAGAAGCGCTCACGCAATTCGGCGCAGAGGCGATTGCCGTCGGCATCGATGCCCGCGACGGCCGCGTGGCCACCAGCGGCTGGACCGATACCTCGGAAATCGAGGCGGTCGCCTTCGCGCAGCAGATGCACCGCCTGGGTGTACGCTGGACAGTTTACACCGATATTGCGCGCGACGGCACCTTACAGGGCCCGAACCTCGCCGCCACCGCGGCCCTGGCCCGCCAAAGCGGGTTGCAGGTGATTGCCGCCGGAGGCGTGGCGCGGCTGGAGGACCTGGTGGCGCTGCGCCACCTGGAGAAGGACGGTGTCGCCGGGGTGATTGTGGGCAAGGCGTTGTATGAAGGCAAATTCACACTCGCGGAGGCGTTGCAAACAATGGCCGCCCCGTGA
- the hisF gene encoding imidazole glycerol phosphate synthase subunit HisF yields the protein MLAKRLIPCLDVKDGRVVKGVNFVNLQDAGDPVEQAQFYDAEGADELVFLDITASHDKRQIVLDMVRAVAGRVFIPFTVGGGLRTAEDVRDILRAGADKVAVNSAAVRNPDLIRAGAAVFGSQCIVLAIDAKRKDRGWEVYINGGRIATGLDAPAWAKQGEALGAGEILLTSMDRDGTRQGYDLELLRAVADCVKIPVIASGGAGNRQHFCEAFTIGGADAVLAASLFHYRELSLREAKAYLQQQGICIRTAVPGNH from the coding sequence ATGCTCGCCAAACGCCTTATTCCCTGCCTGGATGTGAAAGATGGCCGCGTGGTCAAGGGCGTCAATTTTGTCAACCTCCAGGATGCCGGCGATCCGGTGGAACAGGCGCAGTTCTATGATGCCGAGGGTGCGGACGAATTGGTGTTTCTCGACATCACGGCCTCGCATGACAAGCGTCAAATCGTGCTCGATATGGTGCGCGCGGTTGCCGGCCGGGTGTTCATTCCTTTCACCGTGGGCGGCGGCCTTCGCACCGCGGAGGATGTGCGCGACATTTTGCGTGCCGGCGCGGACAAAGTCGCGGTCAACAGCGCCGCGGTGAGGAATCCGGATTTGATTCGCGCCGGCGCCGCGGTATTCGGCAGCCAGTGCATCGTGCTGGCCATCGATGCGAAGCGCAAAGATCGCGGTTGGGAAGTCTATATCAACGGCGGCCGCATTGCCACCGGCCTCGATGCGCCGGCCTGGGCGAAACAGGGCGAGGCGCTCGGCGCCGGCGAGATTTTGCTGACCAGCATGGATCGTGACGGCACGCGCCAGGGCTATGATCTCGAGCTGTTGCGTGCCGTGGCGGACTGCGTGAAGATTCCGGTGATCGCCTCGGGCGGCGCCGGCAACCGGCAGCATTTCTGCGAGGCCTTCACGATCGGCGGCGCGGATGCCGTGCTCGCGGCCTCCCTGTTTCACTACCGCGAGTTGAGTCTGCGGGAGGCGAAGGCATATTTGCAGCAGCAGGGCATCTGCATCCGTACCGCCGTTCCCGGAAACCATTGA
- a CDS encoding ABC transporter ATP-binding protein: MPPLLEIHHLKKRFGDTLALADVSLTVNAGEIHAVLGENGAGKTTLMNILYGLVRADSGEIKLAGKPFRPAGPAAAIRAGIGMIHQHFMLVPTFTVMENFLLGNSRFGMRGKRRQRAQAEVLALCRRLGIEVQAARRRSFWKDCRERLHIHHDENVAQTSCLQAGWKLALRLFQHNRFIQHVARFLRKGRYESERDGEVDNQSRPPSAGFSLDSKIAELSVGQRQRVEIIKILLRHCRLLILDEPTAVLAPQEVEELFALLRRLRSEGYAMIFISHKIHEVLAVSDRLTVLRSGRVTGRFNTAEASLAIVAAAITPQDFAPAAAPAARAPGRVVLRAQALRAHGTAGQLALADLSFELHAGEILGVAGVDGNGQAELAEVLLGLRPLTDGRLELEGEALAGKSTRARLAAGLAHIPADRHEMGLFPTLSVVQNATALVYRERPFHKGGWLRPARLREYCERLVRDFEVRVTDPNLPVSTLSGGNQQKLVVGRELARRPKVLVAVNPTRGVDLSATAKIHQEILTAKAQGAAILLISTELGEVYALADRIGVLYRGRFAGIFPPDLSPEEIGALMLGKTGNRD, translated from the coding sequence ATGCCCCCTCTCCTCGAAATCCACCACCTGAAAAAACGTTTCGGTGACACCCTCGCGCTCGCGGACGTGAGTCTCACCGTCAACGCCGGTGAGATTCACGCGGTGCTCGGTGAAAACGGCGCAGGCAAGACCACGCTGATGAACATTCTCTACGGCCTGGTGCGGGCGGACAGCGGCGAAATCAAGCTCGCGGGCAAACCCTTCCGGCCGGCGGGTCCGGCTGCGGCAATCCGTGCCGGCATCGGCATGATTCACCAGCACTTCATGCTGGTGCCCACCTTCACGGTGATGGAAAACTTCCTGCTCGGCAACTCCCGCTTCGGCATGCGTGGCAAACGCCGGCAGCGGGCGCAAGCCGAGGTCCTGGCGCTGTGCCGGCGCCTGGGCATCGAAGTGCAGGCCGCCCGCCGCCGGTCGTTCTGGAAGGATTGTCGTGAACGTTTGCACATCCACCACGATGAAAATGTCGCGCAGACCTCTTGTCTGCAGGCAGGCTGGAAGCTTGCGTTACGACTTTTTCAGCATAACCGATTTATCCAGCACGTGGCAAGATTCCTGCGGAAGGGCCGTTATGAAAGTGAGAGAGATGGGGAAGTAGACAACCAGAGCCGCCCACCATCGGCGGGATTCAGCCTGGACAGCAAAATCGCGGAGCTCTCCGTGGGCCAGCGCCAGCGCGTGGAGATCATCAAGATTCTGCTGCGGCACTGCCGGCTGCTCATTCTCGACGAGCCGACTGCGGTGCTGGCGCCCCAGGAGGTCGAGGAGCTGTTTGCCTTGTTGCGCCGGCTGCGCAGTGAAGGCTACGCGATGATTTTCATTTCGCACAAGATTCACGAAGTGCTGGCGGTGAGCGACCGTCTCACCGTGTTGCGCAGCGGCCGCGTCACCGGACGGTTCAACACCGCTGAAGCGAGTCTCGCAATCGTTGCCGCAGCGATCACCCCGCAAGATTTTGCGCCTGCCGCCGCGCCTGCCGCCCGCGCGCCGGGCCGCGTGGTGCTGCGGGCGCAAGCGTTGCGCGCGCACGGCACTGCCGGCCAGCTTGCGCTCGCTGATCTCTCCTTCGAATTGCATGCCGGTGAAATTCTCGGGGTTGCCGGCGTCGATGGCAACGGCCAGGCGGAGCTGGCGGAGGTGCTGCTGGGTTTGCGACCGCTGACCGACGGCCGCCTGGAGTTGGAGGGCGAAGCTCTGGCAGGCAAAAGCACCCGTGCCCGTTTGGCCGCGGGTTTGGCGCACATTCCCGCCGACCGTCACGAGATGGGACTGTTTCCCACGCTGTCGGTGGTGCAAAACGCCACCGCCCTGGTTTACCGCGAGCGCCCGTTTCACAAAGGGGGCTGGTTGCGGCCGGCCAGACTGCGGGAGTACTGCGAGCGCCTGGTGCGTGACTTCGAGGTGCGCGTGACGGATCCCAACCTGCCGGTGAGCACCCTCTCCGGTGGCAATCAGCAGAAACTCGTGGTCGGCCGCGAGCTGGCGCGCCGGCCGAAGGTGCTGGTCGCGGTCAATCCCACCCGCGGCGTGGATTTGAGCGCCACCGCGAAGATTCATCAGGAGATACTCACTGCGAAAGCGCAGGGCGCGGCGATTCTGCTGATTTCAACCGAGCTGGGCGAAGTCTATGCGCTGGCGGATCGCATTGGGGTGTTGTACCGCGGCCGGTTTGCCGGCATCTTTCCGCCGGACCTCTCACCGGAGGAAATCGGCGCGCTCATGCTGGGCAAGACAGGCAACCGGGACTGA
- the hisIE gene encoding bifunctional phosphoribosyl-AMP cyclohydrolase/phosphoribosyl-ATP diphosphatase HisIE — protein sequence MNLDLLQFDQHGLLPAIVQHAATGEVLMLAYMNRDSLQKCRETGETWFYSRSRQQLWHKGATSGNVQRIVSMRFDCDADALLVQVLPAGPACHTGERTCFHRLLDEEKNTAPPLPQILAELQEVIQQRRRALPEGSYTAALFRKGVKKIAQKVGEEAVEVAIAGVHESDDSVAAEVADLLYHLLVLLAAREIPLQQIIQKLAERRG from the coding sequence ATGAATCTCGACCTCCTGCAATTCGATCAGCACGGCCTCCTTCCCGCCATCGTGCAACACGCCGCAACCGGCGAAGTGTTGATGCTCGCCTATATGAATCGCGACAGCCTGCAAAAATGCCGGGAGACCGGCGAAACCTGGTTCTACAGCCGCAGCCGGCAGCAATTGTGGCACAAGGGTGCCACCTCGGGCAATGTGCAACGCATCGTATCCATGAGATTCGACTGCGACGCTGACGCGCTGCTGGTGCAAGTGCTGCCCGCCGGACCCGCCTGCCACACCGGCGAGCGCACCTGCTTTCATCGTTTGCTGGATGAAGAAAAAAACACTGCACCGCCCTTGCCGCAAATTCTCGCGGAATTGCAGGAGGTGATTCAACAACGCCGGCGCGCGCTGCCGGAAGGTTCCTACACCGCTGCGCTGTTTCGCAAAGGCGTCAAGAAGATCGCGCAAAAAGTGGGGGAGGAAGCGGTGGAAGTCGCGATTGCGGGTGTGCATGAATCCGATGACAGCGTGGCGGCAGAAGTGGCGGATCTGCTTTATCACCTGCTGGTGCTGCTGGCTGCGCGTGAGATTCCCCTGCAGCAGATCATTCAAAAGCTGGCGGAGCGGCGCGGCTGA